The Polypterus senegalus isolate Bchr_013 unplaced genomic scaffold, ASM1683550v1 scaffold_1946, whole genome shotgun sequence genome segment GTCTGCTTTGTTCTTTACAGCTGCTGCTCTGGGAAACCTTGTGTCGGATCTCGCCGGACTCGGGTAAGCAGGACTGATGGTGACATTTTGGTTTGATTTGATTAGAGGGGATTGGTTTTATGAACTTTTAATACTTTCACTATTTTGAGCAttgcaaaataaagaagaagTGAAGGACCAATGCAGTGTTGTCTGTAGGTTAAAGTAGCTTCAGTCCCAAAACCGGACTTGTGTCCATCTTTTATGGAGGGTGGAGGACTAAGCTCAGACACACAGAAACATCTAGAACTGAACGTCACTATAAAATtctaagatttcattttttatgttaagaCTTGCAGGGTATGTTGAAGCAATAGCCTCAAGATTTGGCTTACAGATCCCAGATCTCACTCCGAAGCAAGCGGACATGTGGCAGACTCGGTTAAGTGCCAATATGGTGAGTAAAAGATGGCGGGTATTTCATTATTGCCTATGATGTTCCAGCCCGGCCAGTACTtacatctaggaaaagcttgggttaccTCTGGCAGTGGTGTTGgtgtggccagcagggggcacttactctgtggtctgttTGTGGCCCCCAATCTCCCAGTGTAGTGACGACGGACACTGCGCTGTTAAAATGGCCCCTTCTTTCAGATGAGATCTAAAACCAAGGTCTGGGATCattaaagatccttgggcatcctttgtaaagagtagggtgtaccccaatgtcctggctaaattgcccaccacagtccAATCACCCCCTATCTGTAATTGGTatttctctcaccccttcaccacctaacagctaatgtgtggtgagcgcacgCACTgctgcaaaatggctgctgttgcatcatccacgTGTTGCTACACATTAATGGTTGTTAAGGTGCTAAAAAAGCCAAACTTCCCCTTGGAGATATCGAtctttatacagtaaatgcaaagaattactaCAGCGGTACCTCGGCATACGTCCTTAATCTgctccagatccttggacttataccaaacacgACGTATaccaaatttttcccataagaaataacggGAAAacgattaatccattcccatgagtTATTTGCATATTATATATCGATgcggttgtataaaataatttaaacacgtcttaatactaaaatacataaatacaaaagcagttagatgaaataaatgaaaatttaacctcactttactttttaataatgtcttttattttcacaatcgtagataccgtcgttctcagcCTACGGTATGCAggagccaagtcccggatacgcacgccaccttcatactttccaacaatcaattcaaatttacgtgaaaaaacacaaaatcacgtgaaaattcacaaagAGTTACAACGAGTACTGACGATCGTggacagtcgtggctttgtctcgagagagagaggtaaacaagagtAGCACGCaagtcgtataccaagcaaaatttttcacgtccaaacgggacgtataccaagttgaacttattccaaagcggacgtataccgaggtaccaccgtacttgggatcaacagtaccgaggaagagaagtgaagaagagagtgcaggcagggtggagaagagtgtcaggagtgatttgtgacaggcgggtatcagcaagagtgacagggaaggactacaggatggtagtgagaccagctatgttatatgggttggagacggtggcacaggagacggagctggaggtggtagagttaaagatgggTGTgccgaggatggacaggattagggatgaggacattagagggtcagcttaggttggacggttgggagacaaagtcagagaggcgagatggtgttggtttggacatgtgcagaggagagatgatgagtgtcacaaactcgagacggagtcatataaaggtttgaggcagccacccgtataatctggtttcctggctgcaaaagcaatttTCTGATTGACTGATGTGCataaaaccgagtccaaaacagaactgaggaaatagggaaaaggtggaggcttttaaagtggaagacaggaagtgaagtcaaaggggtcgggctcatgtaggtcttctgtcattggtgcaagcccggacgtgacatcacaggggccggagccggcaaggtctccttccattggctcggtcccggacgTGACGTCAAGTGAACCAGGTGGAATCGCCCGTGAATGTTCTGCGGTccgcactctgccacatcccggtatgtctcggaactgtccttagTCAAGGCCTTTAGCtggctcccatgcgcacgtgtgtgacaggggtataatgagagaagggtgctaaggatagagctgagagataagaggaggagaggaaggcctaagaggaggtttatggatgtggatgggtgtgacagaacaaggacagaaagatatggaagatgacgacccgctgtggcagcccctaacgggagcagccgaaagaagaagaagaagttggttACCTTCGCTGTTTAAcaagttttacactgtaaaatgaaCAGATCTTGTTATCAGCATCAGTAAACGGTATGTAGCATATTTTAAAGGTAGAACAATATTGATGTTACAGAACAtggctgtaaaaaaaataatgaaatgtattgtttaagatatactgtacacgtagttttcagtagaacattttttcagaaaaggtcttttactttcaccgtttacagtatttttaccattaaatttactgacattttttacagtgataTGTTTGTCAGTTAAATCAGCTGAATAAAGCCTCTCAAgactaattatttaaaaaatcaataaaaattaagaaTTGGCACTTAAATGCCCGTCCTAGTATGGCTATCCTAGTAATTCTACTGTTTTGGtgtaatattcatattttaattatatatatatatgtgtgtatgttgttgtttttttataggGTAAAGCCATTGGCGTGTTCATCGGGTGCGTCTTAGGGATGTTCCCGCTATTGTTTTATTCTGGAGATGAAGatgaaaaactggaaaacaaGAAGTAACGCCGGGATTGTTGGAACTGAAAGGCAATAAACTGATTACCTCAAGTATTGGAAGGACTGGCGACCTCCGTCGGTGGAGAGGCGCATTACAGTAGCACACTCGAGGACTTGTTACTCTCGTCGTTTGGTTTCTCGTAGAGCTCTAGATGGACACTAACGTCAATAGCATGATTCTACTTTCTAGTGTGTAACGCTATTTTTCCGATATTTATTTCAATGTTTTGGACTTACCCAGGATAAATCAGCAGGGCCGATGACCCAGCACGATTGAGGCTCGACACTCAGACGCGACTCtccttaattatgttttaaaagttttaacccGACAGTTTCTCATAATGTTGAACTCCATGTTTCCGTGTTAATAAGcacattacattttctatgctgAACTCTTAACGGCGAATGCTGAATAATtccgttttattttttaaacaactgaGACAAACTcttggaagaaagaaagaaaaagtcaaacCTGTCGTAATCGGTGACGCTGATAATGAAACTCCTCGTCTCCTGTTCAGCCCTCCTCGGATTATCATCGGCGATCCTTTGGGAATCTCGTCTTCCACCGAGGTGTTTGCTTGAGAGATTTCTATTCGGCTGATTAGAGGTAAACTTAAAGAGTTTTGTCTTTGCGAGTGACATGATTGTATATTTAATCTCGTTTTTAATTTAGAACACTTTTAGGCTAACAAAGCTGTCCTTGACCTTGGGcaattttttatattcttttagaATAAGAAACGAATAAAAGTGCTGCTTATGTTAAGCAAGGTAGTCTAGTAGCTTACCGTGAAGATGAGCGCTCAGCTGTCACCAAGCAGCCTGGCAGGATCTTCGCGATGTTCTCCTTATGCAATGTTTGTTGCCTAAAACGATTTTCATTGACCATGAAGTTCTTCGAGAAAATGCAAACTGGAAGTTGAAGGAATTTAAGTTTCATATCGGGgttgggggagaaaaaaaaaaaagtgtaatctcTAAATTAACAGTTCATGTCTTAAGATATTAAATAGGTGACAATGTGTCATTTGGgttccattttgtttatttacagttatgcCAATTATTCGTTaataactgaacatttttaaCTATTAATATATTTGAATCTCCTTCATGAAGTGTCTCTCACAATGAGTGTAAtctaaataaatgtcattttgttgatgctgatgagtaaaaaaaaaaaaaaataaaataaaataagagcgTAACATGACGAAATTCATTTAACACGGGACAGGGCCACGGGGACACCGCTGCTTATGTCGGCCGTTTGGGCCGACCTGTTaatacagaaaatacagaaacacacacaaaataaataaatgaaaatacgaACAACTTCTGCAAGGGTTATGTTCCTGAAAAAGCTGCTGCTGCATAAAATGAATTGTGCGCTTGTCGTGTCTGCGTAAATTCTAACGGAATATCAGAAAGTGCAATGCGCTCCAATGGAATTTCACTCTCCGGTTATACTGGAATAGTCGAGAGTGGGCGAGTCTGCCATTT includes the following:
- the tmem65 gene encoding transmembrane protein 65 codes for the protein SLLSLSPLVLLHNAIPFVGFGFLDNAIMIAAGTQIELSIGVIFGISTMAAAALGNLVSDLAGLGLAGYVEAIASRFGLQIPDLTPKQADMWQTRLSANMGKAIGVFIGCVLGMFPLLFYSGDEDEKLENKK